A stretch of the Aphis gossypii isolate Hap1 chromosome 2, ASM2018417v2, whole genome shotgun sequence genome encodes the following:
- the LOC114132904 gene encoding uncharacterized protein LOC114132904 isoform X3, with translation MVLLQQSLHERLVAFVSNGDQSVYKRIVDQLEDLQRFHQELIRTAESGVSEDPKTFESKQKEDLESIQNVTFKSIKSLLNVFESMCSQYRQNIISEKPCVSNHINEIELQTKADSLAITHHVQNAIHECIRTKSNITRIVMNHDRVRHTNGTIVIKWDSCCGNNTKNILKQLERQKQYYADIIIELKNRILSIEEENQTTFAVFSQKMSNAMNLQMKCDCIQIVCETCSKVYIKVLNYEDICQQTGKNLTIKIEDCKSELSMAEEKRNSILSEWNDFQTQSNEISVILADSINKYIEMNDSLEVLIQQKAKQLHHLNNDIHKIKKSKLRLKKKKTFGELILQKLNIALMALEKSKDTCRARTNEQDAYKRKLMSSIKILDENIEKLTNKMISEFNKVFIENYISNLVVSEFYSAQNVKLKIPNVLFDEMTIKISELEIETNNLRRLNDTSVDMLKQKRKKRREHEENQTKILNLEVNERRKLLETCNKKIENAKVNISRCKDLFTEAVHVDNGLEDCIKGLSNCSRNLMIENHGKTLVKIIEEEKEVSSSNKLNCMCL, from the exons atggTTTTACTGCAACAGTCATTACACGAACGTTTGGTTGCATTTGTTTCAA ATGGCGACCAAAGTGTGTACAAACGGATTGTTGACCAGTTGGAAGATCTACAACGATTTCACCAAGAGTTGATACGAACAGCAGAAAGTGGCGTCAGCGAAGACCCTAAAACGTTCGAAAGTAAACAAAAGG AAGATTTGGAGAGCATACAAAATGTAACattcaaatcaataaaatccCTTTTGAATGTATTTGAGAGTATGTGTTCACAGTAtcgtcaaaatataatatcagaaaAACCATGTGTCTCTAATCACATAAATGAAATTGAACTTCAAACTAA aGCCGATTCACTAGCAATCACTCATCACGTACAAAATGCGATACATGAATGCATTAGAACTAAAAGTAACATTACTAGAATCGTCATGAATCACGATCGTGTCAGACACACAAACGGAACAATCGTGATAAAG tGGGATTCATGTTgtggaaataatacaaaaaatatattaaaacaattagaaAGGCAAAAACAGTATTATGCAGACATCATTATCGAACTAAAAAACAGAATACTGTCAATAGAGGAAGAAAATCAGACAACGTTTGCTGTGTTTTCTCAAAAAATGag taacgcGATGAACCTTCAAATGAAATGTGattgtatacaaatagtaTGCGAAACTTGTTCAAAAGTATACATCAAAGTATTGAATTACGAAGATATTTGCCAGCAAACTGGCAAGAATTtgactataaaaattgaagacTGTAAATCAGAACTTTCTATGGCCGAAGAAAAACG aaattcaaTATTGTCGGAATGGAATGATTTTCAAACCCAATCAAACGAAATATCAGTTATTTTAGCCGATAGCATTAACaaa taCATTGAAATGAATGATTCATTAGAAGTACTAATACAACAAAAAGCCAAGCAACTACACCATTTGAATAATG ACAtccataaaatcaaaaaatcaaaactacgattaaaaaaaaaaaaaactttcggAGAATTAATCctacaaaaactaaatattgcaTTGATGGCTTTAGAGAAATCAAAAGACACGTGTAGAGCTCGGACTAACGAACAAGACGCGTACAAAAGAAAACTAATGTCTTcgataaa AATCTTGGATGAAAACATCGAGAAACTTACAAACAAGATGATTTCTGAAttcaataaagtttttattgagAATTACATTAGTAATCTTGTAGTATCTGAATTTTATTCAGCTcaaaatgtgaaattaaaaataccaaatgtTTTGTTTGACGAGATGACAATAAAA ataagtGAATTGGAGATTGAAACAAACAATCTGCGAAGATTAAACGACACGAGTGTAGACATGTTAAaacagaaaagaaaaaaaagaagagaACACGAAGAAAATcaaacgaaaatattaaatttagaagtAAATGAAAGACGAAAGTTATTGGAAacgtgtaataaaaaaatagaaaacgcCAAGGTTAATATATCACGATGTAAAGACCTTTTCACGGAAGCCGTTCATGTGGACAACGGATTAGAGGACTGCATCAAAG GGTTGTCGAACTGTTCACGAAATTTAATGATTGAAAACCATGGGAAAACTCTAGTGAAAATAATAGAAGAAGAAAAGGAAGTGTCTTCGTCTAAC AAGCTTAACTGCATGTGTTTGTGA
- the LOC114132904 gene encoding uncharacterized protein LOC114132904 isoform X2, giving the protein MVLLQQSLHERLVAFVSICPETLDGDQSVYKRIVDQLEDLQRFHQELIRTAESGVSEDPKTFEKDLESIQNVTFKSIKSLLNVFESMCSQYRQNIISEKPCVSNHINEIELQTKADSLAITHHVQNAIHECIRTKSNITRIVMNHDRVRHTNGTIVIKWDSCCGNNTKNILKQLERQKQYYADIIIELKNRILSIEEENQTTFAVFSQKMSNAMNLQMKCDCIQIVCETCSKVYIKVLNYEDICQQTGKNLTIKIEDCKSELSMAEEKRNSILSEWNDFQTQSNEISVILADSINKYIEMNDSLEVLIQQKAKQLHHLNNDIHKIKKSKLRLKKKKTFGELILQKLNIALMALEKSKDTCRARTNEQDAYKRKLMSSIKILDENIEKLTNKMISEFNKVFIENYISNLVVSEFYSAQNVKLKIPNVLFDEMTIKISELEIETNNLRRLNDTSVDMLKQKRKKRREHEENQTKILNLEVNERRKLLETCNKKIENAKVNISRCKDLFTEAVHVDNGLEDCIKGLSNCSRNLMIENHGKTLVKIIEEEKEVSSSNKLNCMCL; this is encoded by the exons atggTTTTACTGCAACAGTCATTACACGAACGTTTGGTTGCATTTGTTTCAA TTTGTCCGGAAACTTTAGATGGCGACCAAAGTGTGTACAAACGGATTGTTGACCAGTTGGAAGATCTACAACGATTTCACCAAGAGTTGATACGAACAGCAGAAAGTGGCGTCAGCGAAGACCCTAAAACGTTCGAAA AAGATTTGGAGAGCATACAAAATGTAACattcaaatcaataaaatccCTTTTGAATGTATTTGAGAGTATGTGTTCACAGTAtcgtcaaaatataatatcagaaaAACCATGTGTCTCTAATCACATAAATGAAATTGAACTTCAAACTAA aGCCGATTCACTAGCAATCACTCATCACGTACAAAATGCGATACATGAATGCATTAGAACTAAAAGTAACATTACTAGAATCGTCATGAATCACGATCGTGTCAGACACACAAACGGAACAATCGTGATAAAG tGGGATTCATGTTgtggaaataatacaaaaaatatattaaaacaattagaaAGGCAAAAACAGTATTATGCAGACATCATTATCGAACTAAAAAACAGAATACTGTCAATAGAGGAAGAAAATCAGACAACGTTTGCTGTGTTTTCTCAAAAAATGag taacgcGATGAACCTTCAAATGAAATGTGattgtatacaaatagtaTGCGAAACTTGTTCAAAAGTATACATCAAAGTATTGAATTACGAAGATATTTGCCAGCAAACTGGCAAGAATTtgactataaaaattgaagacTGTAAATCAGAACTTTCTATGGCCGAAGAAAAACG aaattcaaTATTGTCGGAATGGAATGATTTTCAAACCCAATCAAACGAAATATCAGTTATTTTAGCCGATAGCATTAACaaa taCATTGAAATGAATGATTCATTAGAAGTACTAATACAACAAAAAGCCAAGCAACTACACCATTTGAATAATG ACAtccataaaatcaaaaaatcaaaactacgattaaaaaaaaaaaaaactttcggAGAATTAATCctacaaaaactaaatattgcaTTGATGGCTTTAGAGAAATCAAAAGACACGTGTAGAGCTCGGACTAACGAACAAGACGCGTACAAAAGAAAACTAATGTCTTcgataaa AATCTTGGATGAAAACATCGAGAAACTTACAAACAAGATGATTTCTGAAttcaataaagtttttattgagAATTACATTAGTAATCTTGTAGTATCTGAATTTTATTCAGCTcaaaatgtgaaattaaaaataccaaatgtTTTGTTTGACGAGATGACAATAAAA ataagtGAATTGGAGATTGAAACAAACAATCTGCGAAGATTAAACGACACGAGTGTAGACATGTTAAaacagaaaagaaaaaaaagaagagaACACGAAGAAAATcaaacgaaaatattaaatttagaagtAAATGAAAGACGAAAGTTATTGGAAacgtgtaataaaaaaatagaaaacgcCAAGGTTAATATATCACGATGTAAAGACCTTTTCACGGAAGCCGTTCATGTGGACAACGGATTAGAGGACTGCATCAAAG GGTTGTCGAACTGTTCACGAAATTTAATGATTGAAAACCATGGGAAAACTCTAGTGAAAATAATAGAAGAAGAAAAGGAAGTGTCTTCGTCTAAC AAGCTTAACTGCATGTGTTTGTGA
- the LOC114132904 gene encoding uncharacterized protein LOC114132904 isoform X1: MVLLQQSLHERLVAFVSICPETLDGDQSVYKRIVDQLEDLQRFHQELIRTAESGVSEDPKTFESKQKEDLESIQNVTFKSIKSLLNVFESMCSQYRQNIISEKPCVSNHINEIELQTKADSLAITHHVQNAIHECIRTKSNITRIVMNHDRVRHTNGTIVIKWDSCCGNNTKNILKQLERQKQYYADIIIELKNRILSIEEENQTTFAVFSQKMSNAMNLQMKCDCIQIVCETCSKVYIKVLNYEDICQQTGKNLTIKIEDCKSELSMAEEKRNSILSEWNDFQTQSNEISVILADSINKYIEMNDSLEVLIQQKAKQLHHLNNDIHKIKKSKLRLKKKKTFGELILQKLNIALMALEKSKDTCRARTNEQDAYKRKLMSSIKILDENIEKLTNKMISEFNKVFIENYISNLVVSEFYSAQNVKLKIPNVLFDEMTIKISELEIETNNLRRLNDTSVDMLKQKRKKRREHEENQTKILNLEVNERRKLLETCNKKIENAKVNISRCKDLFTEAVHVDNGLEDCIKGLSNCSRNLMIENHGKTLVKIIEEEKEVSSSNKLNCMCL, from the exons atggTTTTACTGCAACAGTCATTACACGAACGTTTGGTTGCATTTGTTTCAA TTTGTCCGGAAACTTTAGATGGCGACCAAAGTGTGTACAAACGGATTGTTGACCAGTTGGAAGATCTACAACGATTTCACCAAGAGTTGATACGAACAGCAGAAAGTGGCGTCAGCGAAGACCCTAAAACGTTCGAAAGTAAACAAAAGG AAGATTTGGAGAGCATACAAAATGTAACattcaaatcaataaaatccCTTTTGAATGTATTTGAGAGTATGTGTTCACAGTAtcgtcaaaatataatatcagaaaAACCATGTGTCTCTAATCACATAAATGAAATTGAACTTCAAACTAA aGCCGATTCACTAGCAATCACTCATCACGTACAAAATGCGATACATGAATGCATTAGAACTAAAAGTAACATTACTAGAATCGTCATGAATCACGATCGTGTCAGACACACAAACGGAACAATCGTGATAAAG tGGGATTCATGTTgtggaaataatacaaaaaatatattaaaacaattagaaAGGCAAAAACAGTATTATGCAGACATCATTATCGAACTAAAAAACAGAATACTGTCAATAGAGGAAGAAAATCAGACAACGTTTGCTGTGTTTTCTCAAAAAATGag taacgcGATGAACCTTCAAATGAAATGTGattgtatacaaatagtaTGCGAAACTTGTTCAAAAGTATACATCAAAGTATTGAATTACGAAGATATTTGCCAGCAAACTGGCAAGAATTtgactataaaaattgaagacTGTAAATCAGAACTTTCTATGGCCGAAGAAAAACG aaattcaaTATTGTCGGAATGGAATGATTTTCAAACCCAATCAAACGAAATATCAGTTATTTTAGCCGATAGCATTAACaaa taCATTGAAATGAATGATTCATTAGAAGTACTAATACAACAAAAAGCCAAGCAACTACACCATTTGAATAATG ACAtccataaaatcaaaaaatcaaaactacgattaaaaaaaaaaaaaactttcggAGAATTAATCctacaaaaactaaatattgcaTTGATGGCTTTAGAGAAATCAAAAGACACGTGTAGAGCTCGGACTAACGAACAAGACGCGTACAAAAGAAAACTAATGTCTTcgataaa AATCTTGGATGAAAACATCGAGAAACTTACAAACAAGATGATTTCTGAAttcaataaagtttttattgagAATTACATTAGTAATCTTGTAGTATCTGAATTTTATTCAGCTcaaaatgtgaaattaaaaataccaaatgtTTTGTTTGACGAGATGACAATAAAA ataagtGAATTGGAGATTGAAACAAACAATCTGCGAAGATTAAACGACACGAGTGTAGACATGTTAAaacagaaaagaaaaaaaagaagagaACACGAAGAAAATcaaacgaaaatattaaatttagaagtAAATGAAAGACGAAAGTTATTGGAAacgtgtaataaaaaaatagaaaacgcCAAGGTTAATATATCACGATGTAAAGACCTTTTCACGGAAGCCGTTCATGTGGACAACGGATTAGAGGACTGCATCAAAG GGTTGTCGAACTGTTCACGAAATTTAATGATTGAAAACCATGGGAAAACTCTAGTGAAAATAATAGAAGAAGAAAAGGAAGTGTCTTCGTCTAAC AAGCTTAACTGCATGTGTTTGTGA
- the LOC114132904 gene encoding uncharacterized protein LOC114132904 isoform X4 codes for MVLLQQSLHERLVAFVSKDLESIQNVTFKSIKSLLNVFESMCSQYRQNIISEKPCVSNHINEIELQTKADSLAITHHVQNAIHECIRTKSNITRIVMNHDRVRHTNGTIVIKWDSCCGNNTKNILKQLERQKQYYADIIIELKNRILSIEEENQTTFAVFSQKMSNAMNLQMKCDCIQIVCETCSKVYIKVLNYEDICQQTGKNLTIKIEDCKSELSMAEEKRNSILSEWNDFQTQSNEISVILADSINKYIEMNDSLEVLIQQKAKQLHHLNNDIHKIKKSKLRLKKKKTFGELILQKLNIALMALEKSKDTCRARTNEQDAYKRKLMSSIKILDENIEKLTNKMISEFNKVFIENYISNLVVSEFYSAQNVKLKIPNVLFDEMTIKISELEIETNNLRRLNDTSVDMLKQKRKKRREHEENQTKILNLEVNERRKLLETCNKKIENAKVNISRCKDLFTEAVHVDNGLEDCIKGLSNCSRNLMIENHGKTLVKIIEEEKEVSSSNKLNCMCL; via the exons atggTTTTACTGCAACAGTCATTACACGAACGTTTGGTTGCATTTGTTTCAA AAGATTTGGAGAGCATACAAAATGTAACattcaaatcaataaaatccCTTTTGAATGTATTTGAGAGTATGTGTTCACAGTAtcgtcaaaatataatatcagaaaAACCATGTGTCTCTAATCACATAAATGAAATTGAACTTCAAACTAA aGCCGATTCACTAGCAATCACTCATCACGTACAAAATGCGATACATGAATGCATTAGAACTAAAAGTAACATTACTAGAATCGTCATGAATCACGATCGTGTCAGACACACAAACGGAACAATCGTGATAAAG tGGGATTCATGTTgtggaaataatacaaaaaatatattaaaacaattagaaAGGCAAAAACAGTATTATGCAGACATCATTATCGAACTAAAAAACAGAATACTGTCAATAGAGGAAGAAAATCAGACAACGTTTGCTGTGTTTTCTCAAAAAATGag taacgcGATGAACCTTCAAATGAAATGTGattgtatacaaatagtaTGCGAAACTTGTTCAAAAGTATACATCAAAGTATTGAATTACGAAGATATTTGCCAGCAAACTGGCAAGAATTtgactataaaaattgaagacTGTAAATCAGAACTTTCTATGGCCGAAGAAAAACG aaattcaaTATTGTCGGAATGGAATGATTTTCAAACCCAATCAAACGAAATATCAGTTATTTTAGCCGATAGCATTAACaaa taCATTGAAATGAATGATTCATTAGAAGTACTAATACAACAAAAAGCCAAGCAACTACACCATTTGAATAATG ACAtccataaaatcaaaaaatcaaaactacgattaaaaaaaaaaaaaactttcggAGAATTAATCctacaaaaactaaatattgcaTTGATGGCTTTAGAGAAATCAAAAGACACGTGTAGAGCTCGGACTAACGAACAAGACGCGTACAAAAGAAAACTAATGTCTTcgataaa AATCTTGGATGAAAACATCGAGAAACTTACAAACAAGATGATTTCTGAAttcaataaagtttttattgagAATTACATTAGTAATCTTGTAGTATCTGAATTTTATTCAGCTcaaaatgtgaaattaaaaataccaaatgtTTTGTTTGACGAGATGACAATAAAA ataagtGAATTGGAGATTGAAACAAACAATCTGCGAAGATTAAACGACACGAGTGTAGACATGTTAAaacagaaaagaaaaaaaagaagagaACACGAAGAAAATcaaacgaaaatattaaatttagaagtAAATGAAAGACGAAAGTTATTGGAAacgtgtaataaaaaaatagaaaacgcCAAGGTTAATATATCACGATGTAAAGACCTTTTCACGGAAGCCGTTCATGTGGACAACGGATTAGAGGACTGCATCAAAG GGTTGTCGAACTGTTCACGAAATTTAATGATTGAAAACCATGGGAAAACTCTAGTGAAAATAATAGAAGAAGAAAAGGAAGTGTCTTCGTCTAAC AAGCTTAACTGCATGTGTTTGTGA